One genomic window of Arachis hypogaea cultivar Tifrunner chromosome 8, arahy.Tifrunner.gnm2.J5K5, whole genome shotgun sequence includes the following:
- the LOC112705473 gene encoding uncharacterized protein, translating into MAETTRDEDRTEEDNRKGGRNVILLEEAYISEGINACSNSLYGRLFTSKTFSIGIMGNALKTIWGNPEGFSVSDKGDNSFQFFFNKEVDVLRVERGSPWLFKDYLLHVKRWKEDQNCDEEIISNFSVWVQFWGLPESFKTIEV; encoded by the coding sequence ATGGCTGAGACAACGAGGGATGAAGATCGGACCGAGGAAGACAACCGGAAAGGAGGTAGGAATGTGATTCTACTGGAAGAGGCATACATATCAGAAGGTATTAACGCTTGCTCCAATAGTCTCTATGGCAGACTCTTTACTTCCAAAACCTTCTCAATTGGAATCATGGGGAATGCTTTAAAGACTATATGGGGAAATCCGGAAGGATTTAGCGTGAGTGATAAAGGGGATAATTCCTTccaattcttttttaataaagaagtgGATGTCTTGCGTGTTGAACGTGGTTCTCCATGGCTATTCAAAGATTATTTGCTCCATGTCAAGAGATGGAAGGAAGATCAGAACTGTGATGAAGAGATTATTTCCAATTTTTCAGTTTGGGTTCAATTTTGGGGTTTGCCAGAATCGTTTAAAACCATCGAAGTTTGA
- the LOC140174760 gene encoding uncharacterized protein produces MEWKLKFPNAVVHRLTESGSDHAPLLMETEPQSWHSKRRFKYQERWCGEEDVKRIVSEVWRMEVVSSAMFSLTQKLKVCRHRLVQWQKTHKANSRKEIEDLQAKLEELRVAGINGEEEVTSLEKKLELAYLKEESYWREKSRVKWLKEGDQNTRFFHQKFQSRMRRNRVWRLVGRDNEIASKPEGIAKIAEDYFCDIFTSSCSADPNPYLEDLEPKVTASMNRRLQRPVTMDEVKRATFSVHAQSAPGDDGFTAKFFHFFWDIVGGDVFKAVRSFFHSGRILKSFNHTQICLIPKVPDANDMTQNTRLAIAQTLNIEHIRAQDKYLGLPSIVQKSKKATFGAIKDKVQKRIMGWKRSLLSSGGRHTLLRAVGEAIPIYTLSCFKLPDTLLTEIHSMLSQFWWGKKAQNEEWFGLNGTQ; encoded by the exons ATGGAATGGAAGTTGAAGTTTCCGAATGCAGTGGTGCACAGGCTTACAGAGTCAGGCTCGGATCATGCTCCACTTTTGATGGAAACCGAACCTCAATCCTGGCATAGTAAAAGGCGGTTTAAATACCAGGAACGTTGGTGTGGAGAAGAGGATGTCAAGAGAATTGTCAGTGAAGTGTGGAGAATGGAAGTTGTAAGCTCAGCTATGTTCTCCTTGACCCAAAAGTTGAAAGTTTGTAGACATAGACTAGTTCAATGGCAGAAAACTCACAAAGCAAACTCTCGAAAAGAAATTGAGGACCTTCAAGCTAAACTAGAGGAGTTGCGGGTGGCTGGAATcaatggggaagaggaggttacCAGTTTGGAGAAGAAGCTGGAGCTggcatatttgaaagaagagagctATTGGCGAGAAAAATCTAGAGTCAAGTGGCTAAAAGAAGGAGATCAGAACACTAGATTCTTTCACCAGAAATTTCAATCAAGGATGCGAAGGAACCGAGTTTGGAGATTAGTGGGGAGGGACAATGAGATTGCATCAAAACCGGAGGGTATTGCAAAGATAGCTGAAGACTACTTTTGcgatatttttacttcttcttgTTCGGCTGATCCGAATCCATACTTAGAGGATTTGGAGCCAAAGGTTACAGCTTCCATGAACCGTAGGCTCCAAAGGCCAGTAACTATGGACGAGGTCAAAAGAGCTACATTTAGTGTTCACGCTCAGAGTGCTCCTGGTGATGACGGGTTTACAGCtaagttttttcactttttctgggaTATAGTTGGAGGTGACGTTTTTAAGGCAGTAAGAAGTTTCTTTCACAGTGGCAGAATTCTAAAAAGCTTCAATCATactcaaatttgtttgattccaaaggTGCCAGATGCCAATGACATGACTCAG AACACAAGACTAGCAATTGCTCAGACACTAAATATTGAACATATCAGAGCACAAGACAAATACTTGGGACTGccctctatagttcaaaaatcaaagaaagcaaccTTTGGAGCTATCAAGGATAAAGTTCAGAAGAGGATTATGGGTTGGAAAAGAAGTCTATTGTCATCAGGTGGTAGGCACACGCTATTGAGAGCGGTGGGGGAGgcgattcctatttatacactctcttgttTCAAGCTCCCGGACACGCTGTTGACTGAGATTCATAGCATGCTCTCGCAATTTTGGTGGGGCAAAAAGGCGCAGAACGAAGAATGGTTTGGATTAAATGGGACACAATGA